A window of the Sphingobium sp. CAP-1 genome harbors these coding sequences:
- a CDS encoding polyprenyl synthetase family protein — MTGQADASATALVTMRASRVARDIDAAFDRLLAIPADPRHRLYEAMRHAAIGGGKRLRPLLVQAASDLFNISRDSALRVGVAIECIHVYSLIHDDLPAMDDDDLRRGKPTVHKAFDEATAILAGDCLHDLAFEVLADEETHPDPFVRVELVKALAIASGPAGMAGGQMMDLEAERTRFDLATVTRLQNLKTGALIAFCVEAAAIMARLPHDARTGLHGYARDIGLAFQIADDLMDVEGDAALAGKALGKDAAAGKETFVSLLGVERARAQAHLLVTQAKAHLHGYGAEADLLRAIADYIVERDR, encoded by the coding sequence ATGACCGGTCAGGCGGACGCCTCCGCGACGGCGCTGGTGACGATGCGCGCATCGCGCGTTGCGCGTGACATCGACGCCGCGTTCGACCGGCTGCTGGCCATTCCCGCCGATCCGCGCCACCGGCTTTACGAAGCGATGCGTCATGCCGCGATTGGCGGTGGCAAGCGGTTGCGCCCGCTGCTGGTGCAGGCGGCCAGCGACCTGTTCAACATTTCCCGTGATTCGGCGTTGCGGGTGGGCGTCGCGATCGAATGCATCCATGTCTATTCGCTGATCCATGACGATCTGCCGGCGATGGACGATGATGATTTGCGCCGCGGCAAGCCGACCGTTCACAAGGCCTTTGACGAGGCGACCGCGATCCTGGCCGGCGATTGCCTGCATGACCTGGCGTTCGAGGTGCTGGCCGACGAGGAGACGCATCCCGATCCCTTCGTCCGGGTCGAACTGGTGAAGGCGCTCGCGATCGCCAGTGGTCCGGCGGGTATGGCCGGGGGGCAGATGATGGACCTGGAAGCGGAGCGGACGCGCTTCGACCTGGCCACCGTCACCCGGCTGCAAAATCTCAAGACCGGCGCGTTGATCGCCTTTTGCGTCGAGGCCGCCGCGATCATGGCGCGTCTGCCGCATGATGCACGCACCGGGTTGCATGGCTATGCCCGCGACATCGGCCTGGCCTTCCAGATCGCCGACGACCTGATGGATGTGGAAGGGGACGCGGCATTGGCCGGCAAGGCGCTGGGCAAGGATGCGGCGGCGGGCAAGGAAACGTTCGTGTCGCTGCTGGGCGTGGAACGCGCCCGCGCGCAGGCGCATCTGCTGGTCACGCAGGCCAAGGCGCATTTGCATGGCTATGGCGCCGAAGCCGACCTGTTGCGC
- a CDS encoding exodeoxyribonuclease VII small subunit has product MAEEFSTPDPATLSFEDALRALEQIVRRLESGDVPLDESISLYAQGEELRKRCTERLQAAEARIAKLTVDANGAVTGAQPFGAD; this is encoded by the coding sequence ATGGCTGAGGAATTTTCCACCCCCGATCCCGCGACCCTTTCCTTCGAGGATGCGCTGCGCGCGCTGGAACAGATTGTGCGCCGGCTGGAAAGCGGCGACGTGCCGCTCGACGAGTCGATCTCGCTCTATGCGCAGGGCGAAGAATTGCGCAAGCGCTGCACCGAACGGCTACAGGCCGCCGAAGCGCGTATCGCCAAATTGACGGTCGACGCCAATGGCGCGGTGACCGGCGCCCAGCCCTTCGGCGCGGACTGA
- the purL gene encoding phosphoribosylformylglycinamidine synthase subunit PurL: MSSIAPRITPEIVAEHGLSPEEYDRVLKAIGREPNLTELGIFSVMWSEHCSYKSSKIHLMKLPTKGPQVICGPGENAGVVDIGDGQAAIFKMESHNHPSYIEPYQGAATGVGGILRDVFTMGARPVANMNALRFGRPDHPKMKHLIAGVVHGIGGYGNCVGVPTVGGEVNFHPAYDGNILVNAMTVGVADTDKIFYSAASGVGNPIVYVGSKTGRDGIHGATMASADFGDDADAKRPTVQVGDPFTEKLLIEACLELMASDAIVAIQDMGAAGLTSSSVEMASKGGVGIQLNMDDVPQRETGMTTYEMMLSESQERMLMVLKPGREAFAEAIFKKWELDFAVIGHVTDTGRMVLIHKGETVCDIPLAPLADDAPLYDRPSMPKDEYKLWSKVEPLGEITESVDIGADLVTLMGSPDIASRRWIWEQYDHMVGADTVQRPGGDAAVVRVHGAQKGIAISTDCTPRYCYADPYEGGKQAIAECYRNLSAVGSTPLAVTNCLNFANPQRPEIMAQLTGCLEGMGDACRALDFPIVSGNVSLYNESKATGGGSAILPTPAIGGIGLLANVDVMATVAFKAEGDAIWLIGGEGSHLGQTIWLREIAGREAGEAPKVDLTAERAHADIVRALIADGKATAVHDIADGGLIVTIAEMALAGKVGATLDIALTTASAFGEDQGRYVVTAAAGVDIPGAVKIGTVGGDSVAGIALDTLRSAHEGFFPALMDNEL, encoded by the coding sequence ATGTCCAGCATCGCACCCCGCATCACCCCGGAAATCGTCGCCGAACATGGCCTCAGCCCGGAAGAATATGACCGCGTCCTGAAGGCGATCGGCCGTGAGCCGAACCTGACCGAACTGGGCATATTCTCGGTCATGTGGTCGGAGCATTGCTCCTATAAAAGCTCGAAAATCCACCTGATGAAGCTGCCGACCAAAGGGCCGCAGGTGATTTGCGGCCCCGGCGAAAATGCCGGCGTGGTCGATATCGGCGATGGACAGGCCGCCATCTTCAAGATGGAGAGCCACAACCACCCGTCCTACATCGAACCCTATCAGGGCGCGGCGACCGGCGTCGGTGGCATCCTGCGCGACGTGTTCACCATGGGCGCGCGTCCGGTGGCGAACATGAACGCGCTGCGCTTCGGCCGCCCCGATCACCCGAAGATGAAGCATCTGATCGCGGGCGTGGTCCATGGCATTGGCGGCTATGGCAATTGCGTGGGCGTGCCGACCGTGGGCGGCGAGGTGAATTTCCACCCCGCCTATGACGGCAATATCCTGGTCAACGCGATGACCGTGGGTGTCGCCGATACCGACAAGATTTTCTATTCGGCCGCCAGCGGCGTCGGCAATCCGATCGTCTATGTCGGGTCCAAGACCGGCCGTGACGGCATCCATGGCGCGACCATGGCGAGCGCGGACTTTGGCGACGACGCCGACGCCAAGCGCCCCACCGTGCAGGTCGGCGACCCCTTCACCGAAAAGCTGCTGATCGAAGCCTGCCTGGAACTGATGGCGTCCGACGCGATCGTCGCCATTCAGGATATGGGCGCGGCCGGCCTCACCTCCTCCTCGGTCGAAATGGCGTCCAAGGGCGGCGTCGGCATCCAACTCAACATGGATGACGTGCCGCAGCGCGAAACCGGCATGACCACCTATGAAATGATGCTGTCGGAAAGCCAGGAGCGGATGCTCATGGTGCTGAAGCCCGGCCGCGAGGCGTTCGCCGAAGCGATCTTCAAAAAGTGGGAACTGGACTTCGCCGTCATCGGCCATGTCACCGACACCGGCCGCATGGTGCTGATCCACAAGGGCGAGACGGTGTGCGACATTCCGCTCGCCCCGCTGGCCGACGACGCGCCGCTCTATGATCGTCCGTCGATGCCGAAGGACGAATATAAGCTCTGGTCGAAGGTCGAGCCGCTGGGCGAGATCACCGAAAGCGTCGACATCGGCGCGGACCTCGTGACGCTGATGGGCAGCCCCGACATCGCCAGCCGCCGCTGGATCTGGGAACAATATGACCATATGGTCGGCGCAGACACGGTACAGCGCCCCGGTGGCGACGCCGCCGTCGTCCGCGTTCATGGCGCGCAAAAGGGCATCGCGATCAGCACCGACTGCACGCCGCGCTATTGCTATGCCGACCCCTATGAAGGCGGCAAACAGGCGATCGCCGAATGTTATCGCAACCTGAGCGCGGTCGGATCGACCCCGCTGGCCGTCACCAACTGCCTGAACTTCGCCAACCCGCAGCGCCCGGAAATCATGGCGCAGCTCACCGGCTGCCTGGAGGGCATGGGCGACGCCTGCCGCGCGCTCGACTTCCCGATCGTGTCCGGCAACGTCTCGCTCTACAATGAATCGAAGGCGACCGGTGGCGGCTCGGCGATCCTGCCGACTCCGGCGATCGGCGGCATCGGCCTGCTCGCGAACGTCGATGTGATGGCGACGGTCGCGTTCAAGGCGGAAGGCGACGCGATCTGGCTGATCGGCGGAGAAGGTTCGCACCTCGGCCAGACCATCTGGCTGCGCGAAATCGCCGGCCGTGAAGCGGGCGAAGCCCCCAAGGTGGACCTGACCGCCGAGCGCGCCCATGCCGACATCGTCCGCGCGCTGATCGCGGACGGTAAAGCGACCGCCGTGCATGACATTGCCGATGGCGGCCTGATCGTCACGATCGCGGAAATGGCGCTGGCCGGCAAGGTCGGCGCGACGCTGGACATCGCCCTCACCACAGCATCCGCCTTCGGTGAGGATCAGGGTCGCTATGTCGTCACCGCCGCGGCGGGCGTCGACATTCCGGGCGCGGTGAAGATTGGCACCGTGGGCGGCGACAGCGTCGCGGGCATCGCCCTCGACACGCTGCGCAGCGCGCATGAAGGCTTTTTCCCGGCGCTGATGGACAACGAACTGTAA
- a CDS encoding methyltransferase domain-containing protein — MIDGRKQRISDAFGAAAEHYERHAGPQRLAASLVADLAQRQKPDGVARILEIGCGTGFLTRDIQARWPGAELIATDISPAMLAQAASHGLVAGTFLTMDGEAPAFEGPWFDLILSSLAFQWFDDLEGAIARLAGLLRPGGSLIFSTMGRGSFARWRAAHDGCGLAAGVPDYPTLDALRAMLAGHGDAFAFDEHYPLACGGARGLIAHLKGIGAVVPSEGRPPLRPGDLRRVMAAFDTAGGEDGYQVLFGRVTRGV; from the coding sequence ATGATCGACGGCCGCAAGCAACGAATAAGCGACGCCTTTGGCGCGGCGGCCGAACATTATGAACGCCATGCCGGGCCACAGCGGCTGGCGGCGAGCCTGGTGGCGGATCTGGCCCAGCGACAGAAGCCCGATGGCGTTGCACGCATTCTGGAAATCGGTTGCGGCACCGGCTTTCTGACCCGCGACATTCAGGCGCGCTGGCCGGGTGCGGAGCTGATCGCGACCGACATATCGCCGGCGATGCTGGCGCAGGCGGCGTCGCACGGGCTGGTGGCGGGGACGTTCCTGACGATGGATGGCGAAGCGCCCGCCTTTGAAGGGCCATGGTTCGACCTGATCCTGTCCAGCCTCGCCTTCCAGTGGTTCGACGATCTGGAGGGGGCGATCGCGCGGCTGGCCGGGCTGTTGCGGCCGGGGGGCAGCCTGATCTTCTCGACCATGGGGCGGGGCAGCTTCGCCCGCTGGCGTGCCGCGCATGACGGCTGCGGACTGGCGGCGGGGGTGCCGGACTATCCCACGCTCGACGCGCTGCGGGCGATGCTGGCGGGGCATGGCGACGCCTTCGCCTTTGACGAACATTATCCGCTGGCCTGCGGTGGGGCGCGCGGTCTCATCGCGCATCTCAAGGGCATCGGCGCGGTGGTGCCGAGCGAAGGCCGCCCACCGCTGCGGCCGGGCGACCTGCGCCGGGTGATGGCCGCCTTCGACACGGCGGGGGGCGAGGATGGCTATCAGGTCTTGTTCGGGCGGGTGACGCGCGGCGTTTAG
- a CDS encoding DUF418 domain-containing protein, translating to MTSSRIPAMDVLRGCAVMGILWMNITAFALPQNAYFNPAVSGWRGAGDIAFWAISLLLVDGKMRGLFALLFGASMLLLIDREEMAGRDGRRTQMVRSGWLFLLGCAHFFLLWWGDILRVYGLVSLFALLFAGQEPLDLVKRAFLCFLLQFLLVATFIASLYLWSHAAAAPGAGAGMREGFVSFMAALSDPASPATQAEIATYRTGFGAILQMKLAAFPGEWLWGFLFTAFETLGFMLLGMAMLKGGFLTGGWDAEQYRRTARHCFLIGLPPMIALALWVGLSGFAPLTTYGVALAWSLPFRIPLTVGWAALILWLLARHRGSPWIDRIAAAGRMTLSNYLGTSLIMTALFYGWGAGLFAHVRPALLPLFILPVWGIMLLWSKPYANRFAMGPAEWLWRSLSAGKPQKIRKSV from the coding sequence ATGACATCTTCCCGCATCCCCGCCATGGACGTTCTGCGCGGCTGCGCGGTGATGGGCATATTGTGGATGAACATCACCGCCTTCGCCCTGCCGCAAAACGCCTATTTCAATCCGGCGGTGTCGGGATGGCGCGGCGCGGGTGATATCGCTTTCTGGGCGATCAGCCTGTTGCTGGTCGACGGCAAGATGCGCGGCCTGTTCGCCCTGCTGTTCGGCGCATCGATGCTGCTGCTGATCGACCGGGAGGAAATGGCCGGACGCGACGGCCGGCGGACGCAGATGGTCCGGTCGGGCTGGCTGTTCCTGCTGGGCTGCGCCCATTTCTTCCTGCTCTGGTGGGGCGATATATTGCGGGTCTATGGCCTTGTCAGCCTGTTCGCGCTGCTGTTCGCCGGGCAGGAGCCGCTGGATCTGGTCAAGCGCGCCTTCCTCTGCTTCCTGCTGCAATTCCTGCTGGTCGCCACCTTCATCGCCAGCCTCTATCTGTGGAGCCACGCCGCCGCCGCGCCGGGGGCCGGCGCCGGGATGCGCGAGGGCTTTGTCAGCTTCATGGCCGCCCTGTCCGATCCCGCCAGCCCGGCGACGCAGGCGGAAATCGCCACCTATCGCACCGGCTTCGGCGCGATCCTCCAGATGAAGCTGGCCGCCTTCCCCGGCGAATGGCTGTGGGGCTTTCTCTTCACCGCCTTCGAAACGCTGGGCTTCATGCTGCTGGGCATGGCGATGCTGAAGGGCGGCTTCCTGACCGGCGGCTGGGACGCGGAACAATATCGCCGCACCGCGCGCCACTGCTTCCTGATCGGCCTGCCGCCCATGATCGCGCTGGCGCTGTGGGTGGGACTTAGCGGCTTCGCACCGCTCACCACCTATGGTGTGGCGCTGGCCTGGTCGCTGCCCTTTCGCATCCCGCTGACCGTGGGCTGGGCGGCCCTGATCCTGTGGTTGCTGGCCCGCCATCGGGGCAGTCCCTGGATCGATCGCATCGCCGCCGCCGGGCGGATGACGCTCAGCAACTATCTGGGCACCAGCCTGATCATGACCGCGCTCTTTTATGGCTGGGGCGCCGGCCTGTTCGCGCATGTCCGCCCCGCGCTCTTGCCCTTGTTCATTCTCCCGGTCTGGGGAATCATGCTGCTCTGGTCCAAACCCTATGCGAATCGCTTCGCGATGGGGCCGGCCGAATGGCTGTGGCGCAGCCTGAGCGCCGGCAAGCCGCAAAAGATTCGCAAAAGCGTTTAA
- a CDS encoding (2Fe-2S)-binding protein → MVVCVCNAIREKDVREAARNGADTPCSAYAQYGRRPKCGQCVSFARTIIAAERASV, encoded by the coding sequence ATGGTCGTCTGCGTTTGTAATGCGATTCGGGAAAAGGATGTGCGGGAAGCCGCGCGCAACGGCGCGGATACGCCGTGCAGCGCCTATGCCCAATATGGCCGCCGCCCCAAATGTGGCCAGTGCGTCTCCTTCGCCCGCACGATCATCGCGGCGGAACGCGCGTCGGTTTAA
- the bfr gene encoding bacterioferritin: MKGDPKVIEFLNEVLKNELTAINQYFLHYRMLNHWGIEKLAKFEYEESIDEMKHADKVAERILFLDGLPNFQLLGRLKIGETVEEILKSDLELEYEALPVLREAIAYCETIRDYVSRDLFQYILESEEEHVDTLETQFEMIERMGIQNYIQLQSKAKED, from the coding sequence ATGAAGGGCGACCCGAAGGTCATCGAATTTCTGAACGAGGTCCTCAAAAATGAGCTGACCGCGATCAATCAATATTTCCTCCACTATCGAATGCTCAACCATTGGGGCATCGAGAAGCTGGCCAAGTTTGAATATGAAGAATCCATCGACGAGATGAAGCACGCCGACAAGGTGGCGGAGCGCATCCTCTTCCTTGACGGCCTGCCCAATTTCCAGCTCCTCGGCCGCCTGAAGATCGGCGAGACCGTCGAGGAAATCCTCAAGTCGGATCTGGAACTGGAATATGAGGCGCTGCCGGTCCTGCGCGAGGCGATCGCCTATTGCGAAACGATCCGCGACTATGTGAGCCGCGACCTGTTCCAATATATCCTCGAAAGCGAGGAAGAACATGTCGACACGCTGGAAACCCAGTTCGAAATGATCGAACGCATGGGTATCCAGAATTATATCCAGTTGCAGAGCAAGGCGAAGGAGGACTGA
- a CDS encoding (deoxy)nucleoside triphosphate pyrophosphohydrolase — MPSFSSLLVVAVALIDADGRVLLQQRPPGKAMADLWEFPGGKVEPGETPEAALVRELEEELGIETHASCLAPATFASEPLGDKHLLLLLYVCRKWQGVPEARHATALKWVRPAQMYALDMPPADLPLIGLLEALL; from the coding sequence ATGCCGTCTTTTTCTTCCCTGCTCGTCGTTGCCGTAGCGTTGATCGATGCCGATGGCCGCGTGCTGTTGCAGCAGCGCCCGCCGGGCAAGGCGATGGCCGACCTGTGGGAGTTTCCCGGCGGCAAGGTGGAGCCGGGCGAAACGCCGGAAGCCGCATTGGTGCGCGAACTGGAGGAGGAGTTGGGAATCGAAACTCATGCCAGTTGTCTGGCGCCCGCGACCTTCGCCAGCGAGCCGCTGGGCGACAAGCATCTGCTGCTGCTGCTCTATGTCTGCCGCAAGTGGCAGGGCGTGCCGGAAGCGCGCCATGCGACCGCCCTCAAATGGGTGCGCCCGGCGCAAATGTATGCGCTCGACATGCCGCCGGCGGATCTGCCGCTGATCGGCCTGCTGGAAGCCTTGCTATAA
- a CDS encoding Flp family type IVb pilin, with product MRGLIDILTRWRLVRCERGATAVEYALILAMVVLAMITALTNVANKTTGMWNNVATEVTAH from the coding sequence ATGCGCGGGCTTATCGATATCCTCACCCGATGGCGGCTGGTGCGGTGCGAACGCGGTGCCACGGCGGTCGAATATGCGCTGATCCTCGCCATGGTCGTGCTGGCCATGATCACTGCCCTGACCAATGTCGCGAACAAGACCACCGGCATGTGGAACAACGTCGCGACCGAAGTAACAGCGCATTAA
- a CDS encoding Flp family type IVb pilin, with product MKFVRKMLKNEKGATAIEYGLIAALIAVAAIGAMTSLGSKLGSTFNNVSGNLK from the coding sequence ATGAAGTTCGTCCGTAAGATGCTGAAGAACGAAAAGGGTGCCACCGCGATCGAATACGGCCTGATCGCCGCTCTGATCGCCGTCGCCGCCATTGGCGCGATGACCAGCCTGGGCAGCAAGCTCGGCAGCACCTTCAACAACGTTTCGGGCAACCTGAAGTAA
- a CDS encoding M48 family metalloprotease — MNWKISLGCTAGALAVAFSAPAVIGQQKAIRTVSSISAQDKASGAKQHPELLREFGGAYVGPQAKYVESVGRRIAVQSGLSNAQGDFTVTLLNSPVNNAFAIPGGYVYVTRQLMALMNDEAELAGVLGHEVGHVAAQHGQRRQQTAQRNAIGGALLGALAGALLGDSGFAGLVQKGIGTGSQLLTLKFSRSQEYEADDLGIRYLASGGYDPRALSGMLASLAAQSNLDARVAGSARSMPEWASTHPDPGARVKRAADAAAATRATSSVRNRDAFLNAVDGVLYGDDPKQGVIDGNRFRHPDLRLTFAAPSGFGMENGSEAVSITGSGGQAQFGAAAYSGNLAAYIDAVLTKLGGGNGGVPQGEVSRTTVNGIPAAWRTVRATSQSSQVDATVFAYDFGGGKAYHFLLLTPAGQGIGPFTAMVQSVQRLSAQEAAAIRPRRVDVVTVKAGDTVQSMAKRMAYADYPLERFVTINALSSGATLRPGQRVKIVIW, encoded by the coding sequence ATGAACTGGAAAATTTCGCTGGGCTGCACGGCCGGTGCGCTGGCCGTGGCATTCAGTGCGCCGGCGGTAATCGGTCAGCAGAAGGCGATTCGCACTGTCTCGTCGATCAGTGCGCAGGACAAGGCGAGCGGGGCGAAGCAGCATCCTGAACTGCTCAGGGAATTTGGCGGCGCCTATGTCGGCCCGCAGGCCAAATATGTAGAGAGCGTCGGCCGCCGCATCGCGGTCCAGTCCGGCCTGTCCAATGCGCAGGGCGACTTTACCGTCACCCTGCTCAATTCGCCGGTGAACAACGCCTTCGCCATTCCCGGCGGCTATGTCTATGTCACCCGCCAGTTGATGGCGCTGATGAATGATGAGGCCGAACTGGCGGGCGTGCTGGGGCATGAAGTCGGCCATGTCGCCGCCCAGCATGGCCAGCGGCGACAGCAGACGGCGCAGCGCAACGCGATCGGCGGTGCGCTGCTCGGCGCGCTGGCGGGCGCATTATTGGGCGATTCGGGCTTTGCCGGGCTGGTCCAGAAGGGGATTGGCACCGGCAGCCAGTTGCTGACGCTCAAATTCTCGCGCAGTCAGGAATATGAGGCTGATGATCTGGGCATCCGCTATCTCGCATCGGGCGGCTATGATCCACGCGCCTTGTCCGGGATGCTGGCGTCGCTGGCGGCGCAGAGCAACCTGGATGCGCGAGTCGCCGGTAGCGCGCGGTCGATGCCCGAATGGGCCAGCACCCATCCCGATCCGGGCGCCCGCGTCAAACGCGCCGCCGATGCGGCTGCCGCGACCCGCGCCACCAGTAGCGTGCGCAACCGCGACGCCTTCCTCAATGCGGTGGACGGCGTCCTCTATGGCGACGATCCCAAACAGGGGGTGATCGACGGCAACCGCTTCCGCCATCCCGACCTGCGCCTGACCTTCGCCGCGCCGAGCGGCTTTGGCATGGAGAATGGCAGCGAGGCGGTTTCGATCACCGGATCGGGCGGGCAGGCGCAATTTGGCGCGGCCGCCTATTCGGGCAATCTGGCCGCCTATATCGATGCGGTTCTGACCAAGCTGGGCGGTGGGAATGGCGGTGTGCCGCAGGGGGAAGTCAGCCGCACCACGGTCAACGGCATCCCGGCCGCCTGGCGCACCGTGCGCGCTACCAGCCAGTCGTCGCAGGTTGACGCAACCGTATTCGCCTATGATTTCGGGGGTGGAAAGGCCTATCACTTCCTGCTGTTGACGCCGGCGGGGCAGGGGATCGGCCCGTTCACAGCGATGGTACAGTCGGTCCAGCGCCTGTCCGCGCAGGAAGCCGCCGCGATCAGGCCGCGCCGCGTCGATGTGGTGACTGTAAAGGCCGGCGACACCGTCCAGTCGATGGCGAAGCGCATGGCCTATGCCGATTATCCGCTGGAGCGGTTCGTGACGATCAACGCGCTGTCATCGGGCGCGACGCTGCGGCCGGGGCAGCGGGTGAAGATCGTTATCTGGTAA
- a CDS encoding acetyl-CoA carboxylase carboxyltransferase subunit alpha yields MVSFLEFEKPIAELEARVVELRATASVGDINIDGEIATLEQRANKLLGDTYAKLTPWQKTQVARHPDRPHFKDYVAGMFDNFMPLAGDRAFADDQAIIGGFATLGERKVMVIGHEKGDDTASRVRHNFGMAKPEGYRKAIRLMELADRFGLPVVSLVDTSGAFPGVQAEERGQAEAIARSTEACLKLGVPMVAAVVGEGGSGGAIALAAANRVLMFEHAVYSVISPEGCASILWRTAEKASDAATAMQVTAQHLKKLGVIDRIVTEPVGGAHRDPVQAIASLGAAIEAELGSLDGLSGDALRTDRADKFLAIGV; encoded by the coding sequence ATGGTAAGCTTTCTGGAATTTGAAAAGCCGATCGCGGAGCTGGAAGCGCGCGTTGTCGAGCTGCGCGCCACCGCCAGCGTGGGGGACATCAACATCGATGGCGAGATCGCGACGCTGGAGCAGCGCGCGAACAAGCTGCTGGGCGATACCTATGCGAAGCTGACGCCCTGGCAAAAGACGCAGGTTGCGCGCCACCCCGACCGTCCGCACTTCAAGGACTATGTCGCGGGCATGTTCGACAATTTCATGCCGCTGGCCGGCGATCGCGCCTTTGCCGACGATCAGGCGATCATCGGGGGCTTTGCGACGCTGGGCGAACGCAAGGTCATGGTGATCGGCCATGAAAAGGGCGACGACACCGCCAGCCGCGTGCGCCACAATTTCGGCATGGCCAAGCCCGAAGGCTATCGCAAGGCGATCCGCCTGATGGAACTGGCCGACCGGTTCGGCCTGCCGGTCGTCAGCCTGGTGGACACGTCGGGCGCTTTCCCCGGCGTGCAGGCGGAAGAACGCGGCCAGGCCGAAGCCATCGCCCGGTCGACCGAAGCCTGTCTGAAGCTGGGCGTGCCGATGGTGGCGGCTGTGGTGGGCGAAGGCGGTTCGGGCGGCGCGATCGCGCTGGCGGCGGCGAATCGCGTGCTGATGTTCGAACATGCTGTCTATTCGGTGATCTCGCCCGAAGGCTGCGCGTCGATCCTGTGGCGTACCGCCGAAAAGGCGAGCGATGCCGCGACGGCGATGCAGGTGACGGCGCAGCATCTCAAGAAGCTGGGCGTGATCGACCGGATCGTGACCGAGCCGGTGGGCGGCGCGCATCGCGATCCGGTGCAGGCGATCGCCAGTCTGGGCGCGGCGATCGAGGCGGAACTGGGGTCGCTCGATGGGCTGTCCGGTGACGCGCTGCGCACCGATCGCGCCGACAAATTCCTCGCTATCGGCGTCTAA
- a CDS encoding tyrosine recombinase: MGQEDATLIDRFLEMMAAERGASRNTLIAYRTDLTGAGALLGGLAGATGEGIGTLAAQWAELAAASVARKTSALRAFYAFLEEEGLRADNPSAALPRPTRGRSLPKILSTAEVDRFFALIAERLAVEPVAPLDLRLAALIELLYGSGLRATELVSLPRRALAMDRPFLILKGKGARERLVPISDRARAAVSAWLPHVPADNMWLFPSGKSHLSRIRLYQLVKALAAAAGIAPQRVSPHVLRHAFATHLLEGGADLRALQLMLGHADIGTTQIYTHVDSRRLVELVNQRHPLATMPDSYPHPRVDDGAPSP, from the coding sequence ATGGGGCAGGAGGACGCCACCCTGATCGACCGCTTCCTCGAAATGATGGCGGCGGAGCGCGGCGCGTCGCGTAACACCCTGATCGCCTATCGCACCGACCTGACCGGAGCGGGCGCGCTGCTCGGCGGACTTGCGGGGGCCACCGGGGAGGGCATCGGCACGCTGGCGGCGCAATGGGCGGAACTGGCCGCCGCCTCGGTCGCGCGCAAGACATCCGCTCTGCGCGCCTTCTACGCCTTTCTGGAGGAGGAGGGGCTGCGCGCCGACAATCCTTCTGCCGCGCTGCCGCGCCCGACGCGCGGGCGGTCGCTGCCCAAGATCCTGTCCACCGCGGAGGTCGATCGCTTTTTCGCGCTGATCGCCGAGCGGCTGGCGGTGGAGCCTGTCGCGCCGCTCGACCTGCGGCTCGCCGCCTTGATCGAGCTGCTCTATGGCTCCGGCCTGCGCGCGACCGAACTGGTGTCGTTGCCGCGTCGGGCGCTGGCGATGGACCGGCCCTTCCTGATCCTGAAGGGGAAGGGCGCGCGTGAGCGGCTGGTGCCGATTTCCGACCGCGCGCGGGCTGCCGTTTCGGCCTGGCTGCCCCATGTCCCGGCGGACAATATGTGGCTGTTCCCGTCGGGCAAGAGCCATCTCAGCCGCATCCGCCTCTATCAACTGGTGAAGGCGCTGGCCGCCGCCGCCGGCATCGCGCCGCAGCGGGTCAGCCCCCATGTGCTGCGCCACGCCTTCGCCACCCATTTGCTGGAAGGGGGCGCGGACCTGCGCGCGCTGCAACTGATGCTGGGCCATGCCGACATCGGTACCACGCAAATCTATACCCATGTTGACAGCCGCCGGCTGGTCGAACTGGTCAATCAGCGTCATCCGCTGGCGACGATGCCGGACAGTTACCCGCATCCCCGCGTTGACGACGGCGCGCCATCCCCCTAA